The segment GTGCAGCTATCTGTTGCCCCCACGCCGAGGAACCTGTTTTGTAGACTTAAATGTGATCTTAGGATACCGTTTTGATTGTTTAGTTCATCTACTTTTGTGAACTTTTTAATTTGGCGTATAGAATAAAGGAAGCTGCTTCGGGAAGAAAAAGGGcctgaaatttttttctattgattatTTCTGCCTTTTCATAATTTTGGCTCTGGGATATTTATAtctgttttcaaaatgtatTCTTGtccatttacttttttttttattttttttataattctttggGTTGATTTTGTTATCATTGCAATGGGTATATGGTTGTGTATCATGAATTTCCGTACTTCTCTGCGACTTGTGTTGTTGGATTACAAATGAGTTATCTTTGTAGGGGACTGGCCATGAAAGGAGTGTTTTTACTCCAGTTAGTAACTCCCCAACACCTTTGCATTTGACTGAGaagcttttttattattcctcTGGAGGAGTTAAGTCAAGCGCTCTGATGACAAGTCAAGAAGAAAAATTTGTGGAAGTTACAAATGATCAAAACTTGAATACCTCACGGCCATTGTCATTCAGTGCTACTTGCAATTCATTTCAATCACATAAGGTCTCCGACATTAAGAACTTTTCATGGAAGAAGCTTGGAGATGAAAATGACTCTAGATTTCATAGCTCTGCCCAGTCAGGATCAAATCTTTCTTGTAACAACAGTCAGCGCAGTAAAGATCAAGAAAATCAGCATTGTTTGAACTTGAGCTTCTCTGTGCAATTTCAAAATACTACTGAAACCCAGAAGAAAAAAACTGGCACCATAAATGTAAAGGAAATAGACCATATGAGAATACAAATAGAAGACAATGGAAAAGTATTCGAGGCTTGTCAGAATTCCATGGAAAAATTTGCTACAGTCACATCAATTAAAGATAAACCTTCAGTATCAAGCCCATCAGGAAAAATTAGAAGTACCAAATCATTAAAGCGAACATATTCATCTTCAAATCAAGAGTATAGAAAGAATTCAGTGAATGTCCTCAAATGCTTACCTGGTACAAATGAACAGTTGAATCAAGAGCTTGCCACAATGCCTGACAAGACTGTCATCGGGGATAATATTTTGGTGGAATACAGAGTTGTCACAGGCAAGGAAAATCCCTCCAAGGTGAGAAGTGAATTATATTCAAGGGCATTGCTTCAAGATGATAACAAAAATCGTTGTGGGCTTGAGAAAAGAAGCAATTACCGTGAAGACAAGCAATCTGGGTCGTTGAAAGCAGGAGATCTTGAAAGGAATGATGATGCTGCAGAAACTTCCATGGTGGACTCCGTAACTGCTCTGGAGATTACTCCTGATGATGTTGTAGGAGTAATAGGTGAGAAACAATTCTGGAAAGCAAGAAGTGCTATCGTCAAGTAAGTATTCCTGTCAAATGGTTTTTATTTACATATGCTGCAGCTAATCAGCATCAAAACTATAGCAATATGTTGTAATTTGTAGAACAAAAGGTATTTTGTTGTATCCATATCTGAGTTAAAATGGTGTTTTTGTAGTTATTCTCTTCAGTTGCACTAATTAGTTGGTCTGCATATGGCTCCAACTAGAATAATTCATCATGGTAATGTTGTAGCAGTTGGTTCAGTATGAATAGCATGATGCTCAAGGAACTTAAAGGAATAAATGAAAGGAGTTCAATTTTATTGTCAGGCCACCAACAGTGTCCATTGGTCTTTGAGTTTGGAGTACTCTATATACTTTCACAAGGTTTACAGAATTTTTTCAGACTATTTTTTTGGCGATACCATTCGTCTCCCTGCTGTGGACTTAAGTACTGTTAaactccccccccccctcccctccccAATGACTGGTTCATTGCCTCACcatctgtttatttttaaatttcaataggTAAATTGGGTTAGATTGGTGACCTTCTGCTTCAATCACACATATAAAATCACACATATAAGCAATACAAACTTAAGCTTGTGTTTTTGAGCAATGAAGTAGAAGCAGCTAGTAGAAATAGATGAAATCACATGTGCTACACCTTGGTTTTCGATTAGATGAATATTCACAAAGACATCTAAAGTATACTGCCGTCAGGATAAAAATGTCAGTAGACTAAAGGCTTACTTTTATGGAAGATTGACTTCCTCTTGAGCCATGATGGAGTATTCTGCTGCATTCCTTCTTTAACTACTATGTAGAACTGTGCCAGTTTAGGTTTTAGCAACTCTTTGAAGTGGATTTATACTTCTCTTCTTCTGATAAAAAATTGGCTCCACGCATAGAAGTTACCTTCTGAGTTTTGAACATCTGAAAATCCTTTTCATGTTTGGGTCCTGACTCCTTTTGTAAGTATGTTAACAtggtaaatttttattaatatgatggAAGAATTTCTGATGAAAAAGCTTTTCAACATCCAACTATTTTGTTGATATGTTTAATGAAAGAAAAGCATAAGTGTTACTTCTATGATCCATGgcagaaaaaagttatttcttCTACGATTCAGACTGATTGCATTTACAATTCTGAGAAAAAGGAACCTACGAGTTTCAATTACATCTGAAtcaaggaatattttttttggatttttgtgaaaatataaatatcattatcCCTTTTTGGTGTTCGGGTGTGCTTATCTGCTTCCTTGCCTGTAGTTTTCTAATGACTTGCTACTTATCTTGTCAGATGCTTCTCTTAATTGCATTctttgataatgataatgagtAGAAAGACCTTTCATGATGCAAATTTATGAGAAGGAATGCTGCCGTGTCTAGTTGGTTGCTTATTCTTTCTAAATCCATGTTCCGGTGAAAAAAAGTCCAAACACCTTGAATGTGCTATGAAAAAGTTAGGTTGTGTGGATGCCACTGATAAGGATGCTGAATTTACAATCATCAGTAGGCATATTTTAGTGAATGTTCACATGGTAGAGAAACTTCTGTTTTATCCATAAAAACTCACAGCTTATGTGCAATTGAGTTGGTTCTTTTCAATTAGTAATGGGGCTCAGTAGGCTAGCATATGATCTTGAAACCTCATTCCTTGCCAAAAAAATACTTGGTGATTACCATAACAAGTTGGTGTTTCAGCTCAATCGTGATCTGCCTAGATATTGTTCGATATATGATTGCATTTGGTTAACTAGAACATGACCTCTCTTGAATATCgtagaaattaattttcttcttaGGATACTGGCTCGGTTGTCAGTTCTTGGATATTAACTcgcatttttgtaattattcagTATCTTGCCAAATATATGAAACATACAAATTGTGCCTTCTGTTTGCAATTGGAGAAGGGGAAATCGGGCACTCCAATTATATTCTATTGAGTGCTAACATTGAATTACTAGGGAAAATTGAGGGATTGACAGGCATATTTGAAGCCATGTTGCTGATACCACCTGATGCTGGAACTGGTTGCTTAAACATTACAGTATAAGAAAATGACTTCAATTTTCTCATGTAGGGAAGGAATAGGAGAGAGGAAACAAGGAGGAGAAGAGGGATGAAAAGGGTATTGGAATAGATCAAGAGAAATAAGAGAAAGATTTGTGCTGAAGGGAGAAAACATTAGTTTCAATTCTCAATAATTATTGAGCTATCATTAAACATGATAGTAGGTGCCCTTACGATGAGATCCTAAAACACTATAAGAAATAGAATGAAGTCTTAAACCATAAATAAGTCCTAAATAATAcaatctattatatatatatataaacaaatagaaTTACTAGATTCTCTAAAtaacatacaaataaaatagaattcaaTTCTTGGCTTTCCTAGAATCATTGCTCTTAAAATCCTGTCTCATTTTCCTTCTAACAAAATATGTGATGgaatggttaggatagatttcTTGGGATTCATATCCTCTCAAGAAAGCAATTGAGTCATCCTGGATTATGACACGTTATGGGATTAAAATTATACTGCTCTCTGCTTCCAACATATCCAGCAGTTAAATGCCTGTATTTTAAGATTTCATGAATTTCACATGAAAAGAATTTTTGGGTCATCGATCTGTTGCTTGTGTCATTTTGTATGAAATTTGTTACATATTGTTCATGTCATTCAGCATTATTCTTCTTGAAATCTACTGGTCAATTATATTCTAAGGCTTCTAGTGTGGTTGAACTGGGTTGGCTTGTTACTTCTGCACTTTTAACTTCTTGTCCTGTTCTAATCCATTATTATATAGTTATTGACATGCTCCTTTCTTTTGTGCATTTTAAACCATGATTGTTTTGAGTTTCTTTGTACAGAACTAGGGTGTGGATATCTCTGTATGATTGTGTTTTAGGTTGGAATTCTATCAGAGTCACCTTAGCAGTGTGTTTTGTCTTCAAATTTGAGCCCCATAGGTTCTGGTTGTTCATAATTGTGTGAAAGATGAACTGCCAATTAATTTTCCAAGGAAAATAGGACTTGTTACATCAGTGCAATTCATCTTGCTAGAATTTTTCATTCTGTCATTATCTACCTTATAGTATGAGCTGATTTTCTGTCATCATTTAGTACTCGTGTAATTTTTCTAACTTTTGGACAATTCCAATATACATTGCTTTACGTGCCCTTTTTATATATCTGAATTATTTAGTGATTTGCCCAACTCTTTTACTATATTTCAGTCAACAAAGAGTCTTTGCCACGCAAGTATTTGAGTTGCATAGACTCATAAAGGTAAGCTGATAATTCCAGTTGTGTTTCTCTACCATAAGATATGTACtagtttcttaattattttgttcCGTGAGGAAAATCTCTTAGCATTAATTGGAACAGGTTCAAAAATTGATTGCTGGATCTCCGCGTCTATTGCTTGAAGATAACTTTTATGTGGGAAGAGCTTCCTTGAAGGTATCCCAGATCAACAAGGTACCGCCTAAGTGTGCCATGGTTGATAAACCAAAAGATCATTCACAAAAGCAGCATACGAGCGCTGACTTTGCAGGAGAGAATGTAGTTGGGAAGCTTCCCCTTCCTTCCACAAATGATGAAACTAGTAAAGAACCTATTAGCCAGCGATCAAATTATTCAGGAAGTGCACCACCAGCTCCTGTGGCTACCACCGCCAAACCATCTCCATGGTGTTACCCACCACCAGGAAATCAGTGGCTAGTGCCTGTCATGTCACCTTCTGAGGGACTTGTTTACAAGCCCTATGCAGGACCATGTCCTCCAGTTTCTAGATTCATGGCACCAGTTTATGGCAGCTGTGGTCCAATCAGCCTTGCTCCAGGTGGCGGAGACTTTTTGAATGCAGCATACAGTGTTTCAGCTTCTAACCATGAAGAAATTGGTATCTTTCCTGGAAACCCTCATTTTGGGCAGACTTTCTTTCAGCCGTTCGGCATGCCAGTCATGAACCCTTCAGCATGCGACTCTGCAGTAGAGCAGATTAGCCCTCGCATTGGACCACAGTCAAAGGACAATCAGTTAGCAGTTGGAGACATTAATTTCAACATCCCTCTTCAGAGTTCATGTAACATGTCAAACAAGATGAGCAGAGTGAGCTCCTGTTGTGTTGAGAATTTTCAAGGATTAAAAGAAAGTGAGATCCAGGGAAGTTCTGCAGGGAGTCTCTCTAAGATGCCCAAAGCAAATGCGCTTCCTCTTTTTCCGATGGAACCAACACTTCAAGCATCCTATCCAAATGCACAAACAAATCAGCAGCAGGCACGTGTGATTAAGGTTGTACCTCACAACCCTAGATCAGCAACTGAATCAGCTGCCCGAATTTTCCAATCCATACAAGAAGAGAGAAAACAGTATGATTAGTTTGTTGGGAATGCCTGCGCTCCAGTACGAGGAAAATGATAGCTATTTAACAGTCTTGGCAGATGTATTTTCCTTTGTAATTTGTAATTCTGCCATATATGTTACGTCTTGTAAATATATTGTCGAAAGAGTGGTAAATGAGGCGATCCTCTATGTTTCAAGCAGGTTGTTTGCTCTGTCTTCCTATGAATAAATGCCTTTTGTTCTAGCATCTCAAATGTTAACTTGGAAGAAGAAATGCAGATGGAAAATGTAATGTAATCTTATCTGTGAAAACCGAAACGGAAATGATACCAAACAGTCCTTCAATGGTTCAACCGTCATCGTCCAACATATTTCCTTCCTCTAGGCCAGGCGACACCATCCATGACATAAGATACAAGACCTCCATAGCTCACTTGAACAGTCCATGTAGCAAAGATTACGGATACAGCTAGCTTTACCGAATCCTGAATGCCAAACTTCAGACTGGAGCCTCTGCTAAGAGCAAAAGTCTTGCATCTTGGCAGTAAAGATAGTGGTCATGAGCAAGGATCAGCAAAACTCTATAAGGCGAACACATTCTACACCGGCTGCAGGCTTTTAAGTTTGTAACATCCATCTATATCTTGCACCTTCTGCGCAGAAGTTTCAGAATTTAGAGAACAGCTGTTGATTTCAACAACAGCACAGCCATCAGGAAGACTACATACCACAACATGGAAAAGGTAATCTAGGTCACGGGCACAGGTGACAGGATTACAATGCGTGGGGCCTTAAGCTTTAGCAGGAATTTATTCAACTTCATGTGCAAACCAGCACGGTTTGGATCTGCAAAATTTGTCTCATTAAAATGTAGATAAAAAGACTCAATGATCAGCATCTTCTTTGAAATAAGATTACATAATGATTGTTATAGCAGCTTGTAGAAAGTATCCTATATAGAACAGACTGGAGAGTTAAATGTTCATGCACCCGACAACCCCAACTAGGTTGTATTGAGACTTGTACTAAATTACACAGAAATTGAACCAGAGAGTCACAGACCAACCCTATTATATCCCAAACCCCTTTACCATTACACTAAATGAAAAGGCCACTAGCATAATTCTATCATACATGTACATGTGAATTCTTGCTGATACCAGCTCTCTCCTAATCAGAAGAACAATAATCAATTAGTTCTCCAGGTTCTGTGTATCCTCAATATATCAGAAATTTATTCTTCACAACTTATAAATGCATTTCTGCATTGCATAAGATTTATAAATGCATTTCTGCAATATCACCGCCCTCGATCAGAAtcagacaaaaaaaacatagaatttaATTGCACTCTTCATGATAGCGCAATGCTTGTCTGTTGACACGCTAACAGGACTAGCCGTCGATAGTCTCAACATGTAATTGGCAACAAATGTCCAAATATATCACATATTTTGCCAGTCTACAAATGTAGAAATGCGAAGACAAGAGGGATTCATAAACAAATTTTTCAAGGGATGAAACTTTTCAAGAAATGCCATAGGGTGGATCAGATTTAGCAATAAGTTCAAAGGGATTATTAGGGAAGAAAGAATATCTCATTCTTATATCATATAACTCTTATAAGAGAAGAAGTTTCATGGAATTAAACTTAAGATTACAATGCTTTTTCATAACAcgtatttatattatattatattagtaTGTGGAGAATTGTAGATGCTTGgataatcatataattaatgTCACGAATACATGTAcctaaaacaactaaaataaccatttgaatttaaatttcaaaattaattataatacttccccttaattttgaaaatctttcaatccttgaattttaaaaatacattagagGATCATCTTGCAGTATGTTAGAGGATTATTTCTGTCATGGCTGATACACCTTTCTCATCACCCGTTGATAACAAAAACTtcaatgtcttcttcttcttcttctttttctttttgacaaCCAAATTGCTGTcataattttttgaagtttCCATCTTTATCTCCAAAAGATCTTGCTTACATTTTTGTCTTAGCCACTCCACTTAATGTCATCTCATTGCCAtctctttaatattcatttctttAGCAATTGTATTTGCTTGAATATGGCTATTCTTAGt is part of the Populus nigra chromosome 8, ddPopNigr1.1, whole genome shotgun sequence genome and harbors:
- the LOC133701706 gene encoding protein HEADING DATE 3B-like — translated: MRGAKDEEKMTSPMFPRLHVNDAEKGGPRAPPRNKMALYEQLCIPSQRFSSGSGSMLPVLPNIGSSLAPSISSSHGTGHERSVFTPVSNSPTPLHLTEKLFYYSSGGVKSSALMTSQEEKFVEVTNDQNLNTSRPLSFSATCNSFQSHKVSDIKNFSWKKLGDENDSRFHSSAQSGSNLSCNNSQRSKDQENQHCLNLSFSVQFQNTTETQKKKTGTINVKEIDHMRIQIEDNGKVFEACQNSMEKFATVTSIKDKPSVSSPSGKIRSTKSLKRTYSSSNQEYRKNSVNVLKCLPGTNEQLNQELATMPDKTVIGDNILVEYRVVTGKENPSKVRSELYSRALLQDDNKNRCGLEKRSNYREDKQSGSLKAGDLERNDDAAETSMVDSVTALEITPDDVVGVIGEKQFWKARSAIVNQQRVFATQVFELHRLIKVQKLIAGSPRLLLEDNFYVGRASLKVSQINKVPPKCAMVDKPKDHSQKQHTSADFAGENVVGKLPLPSTNDETSKEPISQRSNYSGSAPPAPVATTAKPSPWCYPPPGNQWLVPVMSPSEGLVYKPYAGPCPPVSRFMAPVYGSCGPISLAPGGGDFLNAAYSVSASNHEEIGIFPGNPHFGQTFFQPFGMPVMNPSACDSAVEQISPRIGPQSKDNQLAVGDINFNIPLQSSCNMSNKMSRVSSCCVENFQGLKESEIQGSSAGSLSKMPKANALPLFPMEPTLQASYPNAQTNQQQARVIKVVPHNPRSATESAARIFQSIQEERKQYD